In a genomic window of Xylanivirga thermophila:
- a CDS encoding ABC transporter substrate-binding protein: protein MKNFKKAIVLVLCMVLIFTTACGKSEEPKDQQGADKTDKEQVSDKEGKMEGEITFWTLSLSPTFDDYLNGVIDSFEKENTGVKVVWQDIPFDQAEQQTLAAASAGNLADVVNLNTDFLKKLGALGALVNMDEAASDVKDDYFEGAWNAGKVNGTAYAIPWYLSNSVMLYNKELLKEAGFDNPPATDEEAWEMSKTIHEKTGAYGNTVGDIHLYFPMNGIPLVSEDGTKAAFNTPEALEKIKFFKEKYDEGLIPDEMLLSQANVPEWYAQEKLAWWQTGPQLFRQVKDLSPEVYDKSDAAPAILGSLGKSSMAVMNVAVSAKSKNQDAAVAFAKYITNGKNQLEFCKIVSILPSVIEAAEDEFFTKGADSDDPAEKGKYYSAQQLENAEDFFVPVENISQINKVINEEFHKVMLDNKDPQKALDDAEKQVNDLLK from the coding sequence ATGAAGAACTTCAAAAAAGCAATAGTTTTGGTTTTATGCATGGTACTTATATTTACAACTGCATGTGGCAAGAGCGAAGAACCAAAGGATCAGCAAGGTGCTGATAAGACTGATAAGGAACAGGTATCTGATAAGGAAGGCAAAATGGAGGGTGAGATAACATTCTGGACATTGTCATTAAGTCCTACCTTTGATGATTATCTCAATGGGGTAATTGATAGTTTTGAAAAGGAGAATACCGGTGTAAAGGTTGTATGGCAGGATATTCCTTTTGATCAGGCTGAGCAGCAGACACTTGCTGCAGCATCAGCAGGGAATTTAGCCGATGTTGTAAACCTAAATACCGACTTTTTAAAGAAGCTTGGCGCATTAGGGGCACTTGTAAACATGGATGAAGCTGCTTCTGATGTAAAAGATGATTATTTTGAAGGTGCCTGGAATGCCGGTAAGGTAAATGGTACTGCCTATGCAATTCCATGGTATCTAAGCAATAGTGTAATGCTTTACAATAAAGAGCTATTAAAAGAGGCAGGTTTTGATAATCCTCCTGCTACAGATGAAGAGGCATGGGAGATGTCAAAAACTATTCATGAAAAAACAGGGGCTTATGGCAATACTGTAGGCGATATACATCTTTATTTTCCAATGAATGGTATACCGTTGGTATCGGAAGATGGTACTAAAGCTGCATTTAATACGCCAGAGGCATTGGAAAAGATCAAATTCTTTAAGGAAAAATATGACGAGGGATTGATTCCTGATGAGATGTTATTGAGTCAGGCCAATGTACCAGAATGGTATGCTCAGGAAAAGCTAGCATGGTGGCAGACAGGTCCCCAGTTGTTTAGACAGGTTAAGGATTTGTCTCCAGAGGTATATGATAAATCCGATGCAGCTCCCGCCATATTAGGTTCATTGGGCAAATCTTCTATGGCAGTTATGAACGTAGCCGTTTCTGCCAAAAGTAAGAATCAGGATGCAGCTGTAGCATTTGCAAAATATATTACAAATGGTAAGAACCAGCTGGAATTCTGTAAGATAGTTTCTATCTTACCATCAGTTATTGAAGCGGCAGAGGATGAGTTCTTTACTAAGGGTGCAGATTCAGATGATCCTGCAGAAAAGGGTAAATACTATTCTGCACAGCAGCTTGAAAATGCTGAAGACTTCTTTGTGCCTGTTGAAAACATATCTCAAATAAATAAGGTTATAAATGAAGAATTCCATAAGGTTATGCTGGATAATAAGGATCCTCAGAAGGCATTGGATGATGCGGAGAAACAGGTTAATGATCTGTTAAAATAA
- a CDS encoding carbohydrate ABC transporter permease, translating to MYKPRHAWMFLMIPGIFLIIFTLLPTIGAVGLSFTDYNVFTPSKWVGGQNYAKILHDAKFWSAIKNTIYYWILVTPALTIFSILLAVLVNRDVKGVSVYRLIYYFPVLISVVVTAMLWKWMFQEDGIINYLLHLFGVAPKAWLTSRNLVIPSLAIVTIWQGLGYYMLFYLAGLQSIPNDLYEAADIEGAGFWKKQWYVTIPLLRPVIFFVAVVSTMSAFKEFTLMLTMTNGGPIGASTTVVFLVFEKAFEQLQMGYASAISCILFLIILLITLLNQKVLDKDNQV from the coding sequence ATGTATAAACCTCGTCATGCATGGATGTTTTTAATGATACCGGGGATATTTTTGATTATCTTTACCCTGCTTCCCACTATTGGAGCAGTAGGATTGAGTTTTACAGACTATAATGTATTTACTCCTTCAAAATGGGTAGGCGGTCAAAATTATGCCAAAATATTACACGATGCAAAGTTTTGGAGTGCGATAAAAAATACTATCTATTACTGGATTTTGGTAACTCCTGCATTGACCATATTTTCAATTCTTCTCGCTGTACTTGTAAATAGGGATGTAAAGGGCGTTTCTGTATATAGGCTTATATATTATTTTCCAGTTTTAATCTCTGTAGTTGTAACGGCGATGTTATGGAAATGGATGTTTCAAGAAGATGGAATCATCAATTATTTATTGCATCTATTCGGAGTTGCGCCAAAGGCATGGCTTACCAGTAGAAATCTAGTAATACCTAGCTTAGCAATAGTGACCATTTGGCAGGGCCTAGGGTATTATATGCTGTTTTATCTTGCAGGATTACAATCTATTCCCAATGATCTATATGAGGCTGCAGACATAGAGGGCGCAGGATTTTGGAAAAAGCAGTGGTATGTTACTATTCCACTGTTAAGGCCGGTAATATTCTTTGTAGCAGTAGTTTCAACCATGTCGGCTTTTAAAGAATTTACTCTTATGCTTACAATGACAAATGGTGGCCCCATTGGAGCATCAACGACTGTAGTATTTTTAGTATTTGAAAAGGCATTTGAGCAGCTGCAGATGGGTTATGCCAGTGCTATTTCCTGCATTTTGTTTTTGATTATCCTATTGATAACTCTGCTAAATCAAAAAGTACTGGATAAGGATAATCAGGTATAG
- a CDS encoding carbohydrate ABC transporter permease: MEKRHVNKRKLVNNIILHVVLIIIALATITPFLWTLSTSLKGQNEAVFSIPPKFIPENATFENYAVVWNTLPIPRYFINSVILAAFGVILPVILCSMAAFPLARMEFKGKQAVFLTIMATMMIPGEVTMIPTYLIINKVGLMGNYAGIILPAAVSAFGIFLMRQAFLGIPKEIEESALIDGASVWRIWFSILMPMVKPNIATLSILSFIGAWNNFLWPLLVLKDPNTYPLTLGLYKLQGTFVANTRLIASGAMIALVPILIVFLFFQRYFIEAAYSSAVKG, from the coding sequence ATGGAGAAAAGACATGTAAACAAGAGAAAGCTGGTTAATAATATAATTCTGCATGTTGTATTAATTATAATTGCGTTGGCAACTATTACTCCGTTTTTGTGGACCTTGTCCACATCATTAAAGGGGCAGAATGAAGCGGTGTTTTCCATTCCCCCAAAATTTATCCCGGAAAATGCAACTTTTGAAAACTATGCAGTTGTATGGAATACTTTGCCTATTCCAAGATACTTTATAAATAGTGTGATATTAGCAGCATTTGGTGTCATATTACCTGTTATATTGTGTTCTATGGCAGCATTTCCCCTAGCACGTATGGAGTTTAAGGGAAAACAGGCAGTTTTTTTGACTATTATGGCTACCATGATGATACCTGGAGAAGTTACAATGATCCCCACATATTTGATAATAAATAAGGTAGGCTTAATGGGGAATTATGCGGGTATTATACTTCCGGCTGCAGTATCTGCCTTTGGAATATTCCTCATGCGCCAGGCATTCCTTGGCATACCTAAGGAGATAGAAGAATCGGCTCTAATCGATGGTGCGAGTGTATGGAGAATATGGTTTTCCATATTGATGCCTATGGTGAAGCCAAATATTGCAACATTGTCTATTTTAAGTTTTATAGGGGCATGGAATAATTTCCTATGGCCGTTATTGGTTTTAAAAGATCCAAATACCTATCCCCTTACCCTTGGTTTATACAAGCTGCAGGGGACTTTTGTTGCAAATACAAGGCTGATAGCATCTGGGGCGATGATTGCCCTCGTACCGATTTTGATTGTATTCTTATTTTTCCAGAGATACTTTATTGAAGCTGCATATTCTAGCGCTGTAAAAGGCTGA